In Chroogloeocystis siderophila 5.2 s.c.1, one DNA window encodes the following:
- the ligA gene encoding NAD-dependent DNA ligase LigA, translated as MQPPASEIKQQRIVELRQLLQKASYAYYVLDDPIMEDAVYDQLYRELQQLESQYPQFITPDSPTQRVGEKPATQFSSVRHNVPLYSLENAFNIDELKVWQERWKRHAPKVESAEYVCELKIDGSALALTYENGILVRGATRGDGIVGEDITQNVRTIRAIPLRLNLENPPSRVEVRGEAFLPLEVFQQINQERRDAGEQLFANPRNAAAGTLRQLDSRIVAQRRLDFFAYTLHIPGMDDASIARTQWEALELLQNMGFRVNPNRELCPSIQEVAAYYKYWDTERLNLPYMTDGVVVKINSFALQEQLGFTQKFPRWAIALKYPAEEAPTRVENIAVNVGRTGALTPLAEMRPVELAGTTVSRATLHNSDRVAQLDIRVGDTVIVRKAGEIIPEVVRVLKELRPDNTVPFQMPTYCPVCSQPVIRPEGEAVTRCVNASCPAILKGAIEHWVSRDAMDINGMGEKLVQQLVHRALVQSVADLYDLTATQLQSLERMGKKSAEKLVVAIAHSKLQPWSRVLYGLGIRHVGSVNAQTLTQHFPTVEKLAAATPEDIAAVYGIGAEIAQSVHQWFRIPANQVLIKRLQTAGLQLAQEITTSAVEASLLSGKTFVITGTLPTLKRDEAKALIQNAGGKVTESVSKKTDYVVVGEAAGSKLEKAQQLGVTCLSEAELLGLLKDVNG; from the coding sequence ATGCAACCACCGGCATCAGAAATTAAACAACAACGCATTGTAGAACTACGGCAATTGCTACAAAAAGCAAGCTACGCCTACTACGTGTTAGACGATCCGATCATGGAGGATGCCGTTTATGACCAGCTTTACCGCGAATTACAACAGCTAGAATCTCAGTATCCGCAGTTCATTACACCGGATAGTCCAACACAGCGCGTCGGGGAAAAACCTGCGACTCAATTTTCCTCAGTACGCCATAATGTACCGCTCTATAGTCTAGAAAATGCGTTTAATATCGATGAATTGAAAGTTTGGCAAGAACGCTGGAAGCGTCACGCCCCTAAGGTAGAATCCGCAGAGTACGTGTGCGAACTGAAGATCGATGGTTCCGCTTTAGCTTTAACTTATGAAAATGGCATTCTTGTACGCGGGGCGACGCGCGGTGATGGAATTGTAGGAGAAGACATTACGCAAAACGTGCGGACAATTCGCGCGATTCCCTTACGGTTGAATTTAGAAAATCCCCCCAGCCGTGTGGAAGTACGCGGCGAGGCTTTTTTACCATTAGAGGTATTTCAACAAATTAATCAGGAACGGCGCGATGCAGGAGAACAGTTGTTTGCTAATCCGCGCAATGCAGCCGCCGGAACGTTACGCCAACTCGATTCGCGAATTGTGGCACAGCGACGACTTGATTTTTTTGCTTATACGTTACATATTCCAGGAATGGATGATGCAAGCATTGCGCGCACGCAATGGGAAGCCTTGGAATTATTGCAGAATATGGGGTTTCGCGTAAATCCTAATCGCGAACTGTGTCCTTCAATTCAGGAAGTTGCCGCTTATTACAAGTATTGGGATACAGAACGGTTGAATTTACCATACATGACTGATGGTGTCGTCGTCAAAATTAACTCGTTTGCGCTGCAAGAACAATTGGGCTTTACACAAAAATTTCCGCGTTGGGCAATCGCGCTTAAGTATCCAGCGGAAGAAGCCCCGACGCGCGTCGAAAATATTGCTGTTAATGTCGGGCGAACTGGTGCATTAACGCCACTTGCTGAAATGCGTCCTGTGGAATTAGCGGGAACGACTGTATCACGGGCGACGTTACATAATAGCGATCGCGTCGCGCAACTCGATATTCGCGTTGGCGATACCGTGATTGTGCGCAAGGCTGGTGAAATTATTCCTGAAGTGGTGCGCGTTTTAAAAGAACTACGTCCTGATAATACTGTACCTTTTCAGATGCCAACCTATTGTCCGGTATGCAGTCAACCTGTGATTCGCCCTGAAGGTGAAGCGGTCACGCGGTGCGTCAATGCTTCGTGTCCCGCAATTCTTAAAGGGGCGATTGAACACTGGGTCAGCCGCGATGCAATGGATATTAACGGTATGGGCGAAAAGCTGGTACAACAACTTGTACATCGCGCTCTTGTGCAGTCGGTTGCTGACTTGTACGATTTAACCGCTACGCAGTTACAGTCACTCGAACGCATGGGGAAAAAATCGGCGGAAAAATTAGTGGTTGCGATCGCGCACTCAAAATTGCAACCTTGGTCAAGGGTATTATACGGACTAGGTATTCGTCATGTGGGTAGTGTGAATGCGCAGACTTTAACGCAGCATTTTCCAACTGTAGAAAAGTTAGCTGCTGCAACTCCTGAAGATATCGCCGCAGTGTATGGTATTGGTGCTGAAATTGCGCAGTCGGTGCATCAGTGGTTCCGCATTCCGGCAAATCAAGTTTTAATCAAACGGTTGCAAACTGCTGGCTTACAATTAGCTCAAGAAATCACAACATCGGCTGTTGAGGCGAGTCTTCTTAGTGGTAAAACTTTTGTGATTACAGGGACATTGCCGACCTTAAAACGCGACGAGGCTAAAGCTTTAATTCAAAATGCAGGTGGTAAAGTGACAGAATCTGTGAGTAAAAAAACGGATTATGTTGTTGTTGGGGAAGCTGCTGGTTCTAAGTTGGAGAAGGCACAACAATTAGGGGTTACTTGTTTGTCTGAAGCGGAATTATTGGGGTTGCTAAAGGATGTAAATGGGTAG
- a CDS encoding FecCD family ABC transporter permease, with protein sequence MKQNTLRIRSRSLPLSLRVKQRVLTVLLLLLLVTLIAMIASVAYGEYPIPPLAVIQTVLGLEENSDYTFVVNTLRLPRTLVASLVGLALAISGAIMQGITRNPLADPGIIGVNAGASLAAVSLIVLFPSVPVGFLPISAFGGALAVSLLIYFLAWEGGSSPLRLILIGVGIATVIGACTSVITTFGEINSVSQALVWLAGSVYGRSWEQVFAFLPWLIVFLPLALVKTRQLNALALGDEIATGLGCHIEWQRGWLLLISTALAGSAVATAGAIGFVGLMAPHMARQLVGATHGGLLPVAGVMGAMLVVVADLIGRTLFAPIEIPCGIVTAVIGAPYFVYLLVQQRGK encoded by the coding sequence ATGAAGCAAAATACACTACGGATTCGTTCGCGATCGCTACCGCTATCGCTACGCGTCAAGCAACGCGTTTTGACTGTATTGTTACTTTTGTTACTTGTGACGCTAATCGCAATGATTGCTAGCGTTGCGTACGGGGAATATCCGATCCCGCCCCTTGCAGTTATTCAAACTGTGTTAGGGCTAGAAGAAAACTCTGACTATACATTTGTCGTTAACACGCTGCGATTACCGCGGACTTTAGTTGCAAGTTTAGTAGGACTAGCCTTAGCAATTTCTGGTGCAATTATGCAAGGAATCACGCGTAACCCACTTGCCGATCCTGGGATCATTGGCGTTAATGCTGGCGCGAGTTTAGCGGCGGTGAGTTTGATTGTATTATTTCCTAGTGTTCCTGTGGGATTCTTGCCCATCTCTGCGTTTGGCGGTGCTTTGGCGGTTTCGTTGCTCATTTACTTTTTAGCATGGGAAGGAGGCAGTTCGCCGTTGCGGTTGATTTTAATCGGTGTCGGAATTGCGACGGTCATTGGTGCTTGCACAAGTGTAATTACGACTTTTGGTGAGATTAACAGCGTCAGTCAAGCTTTAGTGTGGTTAGCAGGAAGTGTTTACGGACGCAGTTGGGAGCAGGTTTTTGCTTTTTTACCCTGGCTTATTGTATTTTTGCCGCTTGCTTTAGTCAAGACTCGCCAACTCAACGCTTTAGCTTTAGGTGACGAAATTGCGACAGGATTAGGCTGTCACATTGAGTGGCAACGCGGCTGGTTGTTGCTGATTAGTACCGCACTCGCTGGATCTGCGGTGGCGACAGCAGGCGCGATTGGTTTTGTGGGTTTAATGGCTCCGCATATGGCACGTCAGTTAGTAGGTGCAACTCATGGTGGGCTACTTCCCGTTGCTGGCGTGATGGGGGCGATGCTTGTTGTTGTCGCAGATTTAATCGGACGTACGCTATTTGCCCCGATTGAAATTCCTTGTGGAATTGTCACTGCGGTTATTGGTGCGCCTTACTTTGTTTATTTATTGGTGCAGCAGCGTGGCAAGTAA
- a CDS encoding iron ABC transporter permease, which yields MRAFLLCKKSGKARSPSTTVEDFAATVWIKPTKLLIEFGNKLRVVFDDAYPSGSLVRCDCNYFAAILQQNEGMTEVSNWKSRSPVLGLIASIGVLVICLFISIALGAADISLKTIYEAIAVFDGSTEHLIIRTVRIPRSLLAILVGAATAIAGAIMQGISHNPLADPEILGINAGAAIAVVVAIFIFGTSEPSFYVWCAFLGAGTSAVSVYLLGSLGRGGLTPLNLTIAGAAIAALLSALTTGILIISQRTLDEIRFWLAGSVAGRDYAIIAQVLPYIVIGLVLALALASQINILNLGEDVAKGLGQKTAWVKIAAAVAVLLLAGSAVAAAGPIGFVGLVVPHIVRLLIGVDYRWILPYSAVFGAILLLASDVVARLVIRPQELPVGIVTALVGAPFFVYLARMKVSK from the coding sequence ATGAGAGCCTTTTTACTTTGTAAGAAAAGCGGCAAAGCGCGATCGCCCTCAACCACTGTTGAAGATTTTGCAGCGACAGTTTGGATAAAACCCACCAAATTATTGATAGAATTTGGCAATAAGTTGCGAGTAGTATTCGACGATGCCTACCCTAGTGGCTCACTGGTAAGGTGCGATTGCAATTACTTTGCAGCGATATTGCAGCAAAACGAAGGTATGACAGAAGTATCAAATTGGAAAAGCAGATCGCCCGTGCTAGGTTTAATTGCGAGCATCGGAGTATTAGTGATTTGCCTGTTTATCAGTATTGCTTTGGGCGCAGCAGACATTTCACTCAAAACAATTTATGAGGCGATCGCTGTTTTTGATGGTTCAACCGAACATTTGATTATTCGCACAGTGCGCATACCGCGATCGCTACTCGCAATTCTTGTTGGTGCGGCGACGGCGATTGCTGGAGCGATTATGCAAGGTATTAGCCACAATCCTTTGGCAGATCCCGAAATTTTGGGAATTAATGCGGGTGCAGCGATCGCCGTTGTGGTGGCGATCTTTATTTTTGGAACTTCTGAACCGAGTTTTTATGTGTGGTGTGCGTTTCTCGGCGCAGGTACGAGTGCGGTTAGTGTTTACCTTTTGGGTTCGCTGGGGCGTGGAGGACTTACGCCGCTGAATTTAACGATTGCTGGTGCAGCCATTGCCGCTTTACTTTCAGCGCTAACAACAGGCATTTTGATTATTAGCCAACGCACGCTTGATGAAATTCGGTTTTGGTTAGCAGGCTCGGTTGCTGGTCGCGATTATGCAATTATTGCGCAAGTGCTACCCTATATCGTCATAGGTCTGGTACTTGCTCTTGCCTTAGCAAGCCAAATCAATATTCTCAACCTGGGTGAAGATGTGGCGAAAGGTTTGGGTCAAAAAACGGCTTGGGTCAAAATCGCAGCGGCAGTAGCAGTATTGTTATTAGCAGGAAGTGCAGTTGCCGCCGCAGGACCGATTGGATTTGTTGGCTTAGTTGTCCCCCACATTGTGCGCTTACTCATTGGGGTAGATTATCGTTGGATTTTGCCGTATAGTGCGGTATTTGGTGCAATCCTCCTGCTTGCTTCGGATGTCGTTGCGCGACTCGTCATTCGACCCCAAGAATTGCCAGTAGGAATTGTGACAGCATTAGTAGGCGCGCCCTTCTTTGTTTATCTTGCTCGGATGAAAGTTAGTAAATGA
- the rfbB gene encoding dTDP-glucose 4,6-dehydratase, with the protein MSRAENQRLNSPQPRRLLVTGGAGFIGTNFVHSWCTTYPEDRVVVLDALTYAGNRSNLASWEATENFRFFQGNICDRTVLDQLLQTEAIDTVVHFAAESHVDRSILGPAAFVQTNVVGTFTLLEAFLQHWRTCGQPDHHRFLHVSTDEVYGSLNPNDPAFTEKTPYAPNSPYSASKAGSDHLVRAYYHTYHLPTIITNCSNNYGPYQFPEKLIPLMCINCLLGKQLPVYGDGQNVRDWLYVGDHCTALGVVIHQGLPGEVYNIGGNNEVKNIDLVQMLCDIMDELAIDLPVRPARELITFVQDRPGHDRRYAIDATKIKTQLSWTPAITVAEGLRRTVEWYLTHRDWWQPLLSDEYQEYYHKVYLSQHQS; encoded by the coding sequence GTGAGTAGGGCAGAGAATCAGCGATTAAACTCTCCGCAGCCGAGGCGGCTATTGGTGACTGGAGGCGCAGGCTTTATTGGTACAAATTTTGTGCATTCTTGGTGTACAACTTATCCTGAAGACCGCGTAGTTGTTCTAGATGCCTTAACTTATGCAGGAAATCGTAGTAACTTAGCAAGTTGGGAAGCAACAGAAAATTTTCGCTTTTTCCAAGGGAATATTTGCGATCGCACAGTTTTAGACCAACTTTTACAAACTGAGGCGATTGATACAGTTGTGCATTTTGCTGCGGAATCTCATGTAGACCGTTCGATTTTGGGACCCGCTGCGTTTGTCCAAACTAATGTTGTTGGGACTTTCACGCTGCTAGAAGCATTTCTACAACACTGGCGTACTTGTGGACAACCAGATCATCATCGCTTTCTTCACGTTTCTACTGATGAAGTCTACGGTAGTCTTAATCCCAACGATCCTGCATTTACTGAAAAGACTCCTTATGCACCCAATAGCCCGTATTCGGCTTCTAAAGCTGGTAGCGATCACTTAGTACGTGCCTACTATCATACTTATCATCTACCAACAATCATTACAAATTGCTCGAATAATTACGGTCCCTATCAGTTTCCTGAGAAGCTCATTCCTTTAATGTGCATCAATTGCTTGCTTGGTAAACAACTACCTGTATACGGTGATGGACAAAATGTCCGTGATTGGCTATATGTAGGCGATCATTGTACAGCTTTAGGTGTTGTCATTCATCAAGGTTTACCTGGAGAAGTTTATAACATTGGTGGCAATAATGAGGTTAAAAATATCGACTTGGTGCAAATGCTATGTGACATTATGGATGAACTAGCAATTGATTTACCAGTGCGTCCAGCACGCGAACTCATCACTTTTGTTCAGGATCGACCAGGACACGATCGCCGTTATGCGATTGATGCGACTAAAATTAAAACTCAACTCAGCTGGACACCCGCAATAACTGTCGCTGAGGGATTGCGTCGTACAGTTGAATGGTATCTCACGCACCGCGATTGGTGGCAACCTTTACTGTCTGACGAGTATCAAGAATACTACCATAAAGTTTATCTTTCTCAGCATCAAAGTTAA